The Vibrio crassostreae genomic interval CATTGGTCGCTGGAGAACGGTAACCAGAGATGATCTGGACTTCTTTTTGAATACCTAACACGTTTTGAATCTGAGTGATCTGATCAAACAGGTTTTTATCCATTGGATGAATTTCATTGCGGCGGAAATCGCGACATAGCTTGCTAAGGCGTGCCATCTCGTCACCAACATAGTTAGTACCATCGAAATAACAGGTCTCTAATCTTTCACCGGTGTGAAGGTTATTCATGCTAATCGTTCTTGGTTGATCCGGGTATGAAGCAAAAGCGATAGAAGGTGTAATTGAGGCGATAACAGCGGTACCACCAGCGTAAGTCAGAAACTGACGGCGAGAAAATAAACTTTGAGACATACAGCAAAAAAACCAATTAGATCGAACGAAAAATGCACGATACATAATGAAAATTGCTGCGTCAACGTACTAAAACCGCTCAAAAGGTTAGTATTTGTAACCTTTACGCGGTTAGTTATTGATCCACATTATAATTTTATCAATAGAAGCTTAGTTGTCATTTTTTAGTCAAGATCACCTTTATTGAACACATTTCAATCAACCACCCTCTTTATCATATTGGTAGATATCGCCACGGTACTGTATGCCCCCTTCTTCAAACAACACGGTTTGATAGATGATATGCACAGGAATTCGCTTTTTGAGGCGAACCTTAGTGTTCGGAGCAAGGTCATCATTTTGGTTCGGTACTTTCCTTACCTTAGTGGCAAACAATAACTCAGCAAGTTCTTCTGCATGTTCGACACGTATGCAACCTGAGCTATAAGCACGGAAGTCATCATTAAACAGACCTTTACTTGGCGTATCGTGCAGATAAATCGCTCTTTTGTTAGGTGTGTTGAACTTGTACAAACCTAATGCATTACTCGAACCCGCCTGTTGACGCATTCGATATGGGAATGAATTGAAATTGATGGTCTGCCAATCTATCTCGGTGGTATCGACCGTTTCCATGGTACGCCAGCCATCAATGACTTGGAAGTTGTGTGTCTCTAAATAGCTTTCGTCCGCTTTTACTTTGGGCAGGATATCTTTAACCATGATTTTCCATGGCACATTCCAAGTCGGGTTTACAATGACAGAATCTAGGTTTATCTCTAAAAGCGGTGTTTTTCGCGATTTTCTTCCCACGACGACTTTAGACTCAAACACCTCTTCGCCATCTTCCCAGTACTTCATGTCAAAACTCGGCACGTTAACGACGATGAGAGAATCTCGGTCTCTTGGCCACAAACGAACACGTTCAGCATTCAGAGCCAATGAGGTTAATCGATCATCAAAGCCCATGTTGATCCACTTTATCGTGTCAGGGCCGATGATCCCATCGTCTGTAAGACCGTGCATACGCTGGAAGGACTTAATCGCCGTTTGCAGATCTCGATCGAACTTAGGGAAATCGACCGCGATCATCGAAGTATCAACACCGACCAAGGCAATACGTTCAACCAGAGTCGCTTTGTCTGAAAGCGAGTCGCCCAAGCGTTTCAAGCCTTTCTGTCTGTACCGATCAATCTTGAGCTCGGACGCGGTTTCTAAAACTGAATAAGTCGCCTTGAATTGGTCGAAATCCCCCACTGGCGGTGCGTAAGACAACACCATCTCCAATAAGTAATCATTGGCGACACTGCTTTTCAGTCTCATCAGAATATGGGGCGAAGGCGCTGGTAATTTGGAATGTAGCTTACCCGAAAAGTACCACTCCTTACCGGCAAGTGGCGCATTTTCAACGTAGCTTAGGTAGTAGATAAAGGTGTCGGTAAGTAATATGTCCAACTCTTGCCATTGAGCGTAGGATTGATAGTGACGGATTTGCTTAAGTTGTCGTTCAAAGAGCGGTGCCATTTGAGCTTGTTCGAGAAGCGACAATTGAAATTCAAATGCTTTAACCAGTTCTGGCGAATCCCAAAGGATAGGAAAAGAAGTGTCTTGATAAATACTCTGGGTAAGCTCTGGATAAATCAGCATAAAAGAGAGCTCTGAATCAGCCGGAATGAAACGGCTCTCGTCAGAACTCGTATAGCTCCATGCGTGCACAGAAACTAACACCAATAATCCACAGAAGTATTTCGCTAACATGCTTAACTCCATCCCCATAATCTAATAAGTATGGCAAAGAAATTGGAGTAAGCATGTTAATTTTTAAGGTGCTATATGTATCAAATTGACGACCAGTGGTTATCCCACTGAACCGTAGATTGCTGGGTCGATTTCTCATGAGGCTTTCGCTGGCTAACCACACTCCCCGCCCCAGAGCTGAGTCGAAACTCTCCATCAAGTAACACGGCACCAGAGGCATCAGATAGCGCAGAAAGTTCGACTAACTCTTTACTCTCTTTGGACCAAATACCGTAGCAGTTGCCTCTTGGCGAAGTCGCAATAATCCAATCATCTGACGCCGCAATACTGGCGATATAGTGATTGAACCTTGCCCATTGCTCTGGCTCTGCGTTCAGTGATTCAAACTGCCCGCCTTTAGTATGCATCGCCAATAGCGAAGGATACTCATCTGGTTCACCACGATATTGCTGGCCACAAAGCACGGTTTCAGCACCATCATGGGCTAAGTGTCGAATGCTCAGCTTCTTATCCAACAATTCAACCTGATCAAGTAACACACCTTCAGGAGAAACATAACTCAAGCTCGGCTGCATCGAATCTAGGTTTTTCGGTGTTCTACCATCAGTATGAACGCCACCAACGCCGATCGCGAGATTACCATCCGGCATGATGATCACTTCATGAGGCCCAATACCAAAACCGCTGAACTCTTCGACCTTACGATAGCCTTGCGCGACATCGTAAACGCCAATCACACCTTGGCTGCTGTCCGTTTTCCCTTCAGTGGCATACAGTAACTTACCATCTAATGAGTAAACGCCATGACCATAGAAGTGACGGTTCTTACCTTTCACGACCATTTTGATCTGCTGACCGTTTTTATAGTCAAACACCATAAAATAGTCACCAGGACGACGAGCAAAAACCACCGCATGTGATGAGGTTGGGCAAATCGCGACGCCATGACCACGATCTGGAATCGGCAGTTGACTCAATGGCATTCCATATTCGTCAGCCACAACCGCTGAATATTGACCTCGCCCATTCAGCGCACAACCGATTAATTGAGGCTCACTAGATGAGCTCACAGCACCAGAGCGACTAGCGCAGCCAAACGGAAGCAATGGAACAGCTGCACAACCCAGTGCAGCTTTGAGTAGCGTTCTTCGCGTAGTATCAGTCACCATCGGTAGCATTAAATCCTATTACCACGCCAAGCTCTATCGCCACTTCTTCATGAATCAGGTACTTCAAACGTTCTAGTTTGTTGTATTGAGTTAGCACATCTCGGTAGCCCTCTTTACTCTGCAATAACTCAAACAAGCTTGAGTCTGTAGGCCAAGTATCTAGCGTCAATGTGAACTGGTCAGCAACACGGTCAGCAAGGTCGTTTAAGCCCTTCTCTCTCAACAAGCCGTCTAGGCCATTGCCATCGGCAAGGTACAAATTCTGAAGTGCTGCTACATTGGCTTTTAGTTGAGTCATCGAGGTTTGTGCACGCCATGATTCTGAGAAGTAAGGACGCGGATGACCAATTTTCGCCATCGGGCGACTCAGCTTTTTCATGCTGTAATCAAGCTGGTTAGTCAATAGAGCGATGTATTCAGATTCCCAACGCATCTCGTCTAGCGCTAGCCACGGGTTAACCTGCCAAGCTTCAGCAATAGAGGCCGATTTCATTGCCAAGTTTTGTGCGATAGCTGGTGAAGATAGACAGCCTGAAGCTTTGTCTTGAAGCAGTGGAGATTGCTCGTCGTACAGAGACCACTCCAAGGCGCCAAGCCCCTGAACGGTCACACTTTGCTGTGCAATTTCGTCTTGTGACCAAGCTTTATCTTGCTGAGTCAGCTGACGCATCTTTAGACCTGTGGTGTTCTTTTTGTCTGGCCAAAACTGAACATTCCAGCTCTCTTCCAGTGCCGCTGTTGGGCCTCTTTCTTGACCTTGTAGTGCCATCCAACTGTTCATTGTAAGCTGCCACTGAGCTTTCAACGTATCAAGCTCAACACTATTGGTTTGGCAGTAACCCTGCATCAAGACTTCTAGTTCACTGGCTTGCTTGGCAAATAGAACTGCAGAATCAAACTCTTGTTGATAGACACTGCGACTAATATGACTTGCCGTGTCGGCTTGATAGGACACACCGTTAACCTCAAATGAAGCAGTCTGCTCACCCGATGATTGACAGCCTGCCATGATTAATACCGACAAAGGCATTAACAAAAATTTATGTGTCATGCTGTTACCTTACTTCCTAATTTTTCTTTTAATTATATGAGTTCACTAAATATGAAACGACCGCTGAGCTCGTATTCCTACAAGTTCAGCGGTTGTGTTCTTTAGGTTAGCTGAGTAGTTAAACCGCTAAATCTCAGTCCGACTACAGCGAGTTCAAAAACGCCAGCAGTGCTTCACGCTCAATCGCATTCAAAGACAGTACGTTTTGTTTTGCCATTTCTGCTTCACCGCCATGCCAAAGTACCGCCTCCATAACGTTTCTTGCACGACCATCATGAAGCAGGAACGTATGACCATTCACTTCTTTGGTATAACCTAACCCCCACAATGGCGTGGTGCGCCACTCTTGACCGTTAGCCAGATACTCTGGGCGATTATCCGCTAGGCCTTCACCCATATCATGCAGCAGCATATCGGTGTATGGGCTAATTAACTGATTAGATAATGCTGGCAGACCTTCTCGCTCTGCCGTGCGGAACTCAGCTTGATGACAGCTTTGACAGCCAACGTCTTTGAACAGTTTTTTACCTTGCACGACAGCCGGATCATCAACATTACGACGAATAGGTACTGCTAAGTGCTGCGAATAGAACTCAACAAAATCTAGGATGTTGTCGCTGACTTCTGGCTCACCGCCATTTGGGAAATCATCACAAGTCGATTGTGCAGATGTGCAGTTTTCGTTCGGGAATAAGCTGCTTGTTAGGCCTAAGTCACCATTAAATGCCGCTGCATTTTGCTGCATTAGATTTGGCTGTCCGGCTTTCCAACCGAAACGACCCAGTGCTATTTCGTTTGTGCGAACATCAAGAACGTAATTGGCTTTACCCGATACGCCCTGTTTATCCGCTGCTTGTTGCTTAGCGAAACCAAGAATCGTCTCTTGAGGAATACTCTCGAGCAGACCCAAACCGATCATTGGCGGAGCAACACGAGCTGAGAATTCCGTTTTAGGGTGCATCTCACCGAACGCAAGCTCAGTAATTTTTAAAGTGGGTTTACGCAGAGTAACAACCGTGCCGTCTTTAAATTCAACAGGAACATCGGTATAACTGATGTTCACTTTCCCCTCAGGTTTAACACCTTGAAGTGCGAAATCTTGTAGCTGGCCACCGTAAGTCGGTTCTGGGATGCCACCATCGCGAATAAAGGCTTGTCTTTGCTCTGGCGTTTCAGCCGGAATGCTCAAGCGAACCAACATGGATACCGCGTTCTCATCGCCCTTTTCTGGCGCGTGACCACGACCATCTTTGATGTGGCAGTTTTGGCAGCCGTTGGTGTTAAATAGTGGTCCTAATCCATCACGAGCATCAGTTGATGACGGTGCGGGAACCCAAGGGTTTCTAAAGAAACTGTTGCCTACGCTGAAATCTAAGCGTTTACTCATTGGTAGGTTGGCTGCGGGAAGGGAAAAAGCGTTCGCCCCCTCTTTCTTAACGGTCGTTTTGCCGCCAGAGTAAGTTTCATGGGCATGTAATGGCGATAAGACAAACAGTGCGGTTAATAGTGAGGCTGATAGATACGACTTCATACATTGCCTTGCTGTGTTTTTTGGTTTTAGTTTTTATGTGGGTGTGGCTTTCTTGAGGATCAAACAATTAAGGGCTCAATGAGAGCCCTTATATTTATTTTTGGCTCAGGTTCTTAGAACTCGTGATCCGCTGTGTCTGGGTTCAGGCTATCAATGCCAATCACACCCGCAGCACGCTCAATTGCAGCTGTTTGAGACACTAGCGCAACAATCGTTTTGTTTACTAGTGCGTTACCCGCAGCGTTGTCAGCAGCAATTAGCTGATCGAAGTGCTGGTTGTTTTTCTCAGCAGACGTTACTAGTTGACCAACTTGTGCACGTGCTAGGTCAAACTGCTTTTGGATCTCTTTCGCAGCTTGCTCATCTTTTTGCTCTACTAGGTCAAACAGGCTTGGACCTGAAAGCAGAGTGCCGTCTTCACGCTTATATAGACCCGTGTAAACGTTGTAGATGCCTTGCTCGTTGTAGTAGTGAGAGTTGTGCGTGTTATCAGAGAAACAATCGTGCTCGTCTTCTGTAGAGTTTGCTTCTAGTGCAACCTTCATACGCTCACCCGCTAGTTCACCTAGAGACAGTGAACCCATGCCAAATAGCATTTTACGTAAGCCGTTGTCGCTAGATTCAGAAAGCAGTTCTTGACGGTAGTTACCTTTCTCACCTTCAGCCCACTGCTTTTCCATCCACTCTAGGTCTTGTATAAGCAGCTCAGCAGATGCTTTTAGGTATGCGCCACGACGGTCACAGTTACCGTTAGTACACTCAGCACCAACAACGAAATCAGTGTAAGCACGCTCACCTGCGCCGCTGTTTGTACCGTTTAAATCTTGGCCCCAAAGTAGGAATTCAATTGCGTGGTAGCCAGACGCTACGTTCGCTTCAGAACCGCCGATCTCGTTCAAGTCTGCGATTAGCTCTGGAGTAATGTTAGTTGCATCAACCGTAGTCTGACCGATTTGGAAAGTCTTATTAGCCACGATGTTTGCGCTAGCGCCTTCGTTACCAAGCTCATATTGGTAATCAGAAGAAACGTAGTCAATCAGACCTTCATCTAGTGGCCATGCGTTTAGTTGGCCTTCCCAATCATCAACAACAACGTTACCAAAGCGGAACACTTCAGACTGTTGGTAAGGAACACGAGACTCAAGCCAAGCTTGTTTTACTTGTTCGAAGTTGCTAGCAGAAGGAGAAGCTAAAAAGGTATCAATAGAAGAGTTCAACGCTTTTGCTGTAATTACTGAATCGGCAAACACGGCATGAGCAATATCTGCATAGTGTTCTACAACTTGATCTTGAGTTACTGCTGCAAAAGAAGAAGCAGAGGCAAAAATGAGTGACGAAGTTACTGCTTTTGTCACTAAAGATTTAATGGTCATGAAGCATCCTTGTTGAGCTTTAAATTATTATTCGTAGTAATAGTGCAAACCATTATCATTTGCACTACGGATTGGAATAATACAAACTCACAATTTTATTGCAAGATAAATACAAAAAAACCTCACATATGTGAGGTCTTTAAACATTTTTATGTTAAGCGCAACAAGTAAGCGAATCAGATATCCAGGTTATGCTTACCGTGTGAGACTTTCGCCTTCAGGTAGCTCTCATTACCCGATTTGATATGAGCAGAGGTATTCACCACTTCTTCAATCTCAATACCAAAGGATTTAAGTTCATTGATTTTCTTAGGGTTGTTGGTCACCAAACGGATTTTTGTGGTACCTAAAGCGCGTAACATTTCTGCTGCTTCAGTAAAATCACGTAAGTCATCACCAAAGCCTAGGTGGTTATTGGCTTCGTAAGTGTTCATACCTTCGCTTTGCAGGCGGTATGCATCGATTTTGTTGTATAAACCAATACCACGACCTTCTTGGCGTAAGTAAAGAATCACTCCACCCGTCTCACCCATAATTCTAATGGTTTCGTCTAGCTGCTCGCCACAGTCACAGCGAGATGAATGGAAAACATCACCAGTCAAGCACTCAGAGTGCATACGAACAAGAGGTATGTCTTGTGTCTTATCTGCTGATTTAAATATCACAGCAACATGCTCTTTGTCTGTTTTCAATCCATGAAAAGACAGAAGTTCAGCATCAATACTGCTTGTTACCCCTACTTTGAAATCTATTCTGGCACGCACTTCCGCCATAACTATACTCACTTGAAAATTCGATGTATTTAACAACACTACATTATATGTCTAGGCAATATTTTGTAGCTAACTATCTAATGATAGACACTATGAGGCTGTTAACAATTTTTTTCAAGGTCGACCATGCTCAAATTGTTATATTATAACAATAATTTTTCAGGTAACAAAAAACCCCACATTGGAATGACCAACATGGGGTTATAAATTAATCAGTTGCGGCTGAAGTTACGATTTTTACAGAACGTTCAGCTTACTTGGGTTTGCTTCCAGATGACAAGTTGAACCCAAGCGTTCTCTAATTCAGTTAACTCTTCTTGAGTAAGCGTAGAAATGCTCGATTTTGCACTGTATTTTTCTGCCCATTTGTCAGATCGGACATGAGTATGGAACTCTTTCTTTAAATTTGAGATTACGTTATCCACAGACACATCCTTATATAACAGTGCTTAGCCTTTATAATCCTTTAATGTTACAAAATACAGGTCAATTGGTAAACAGTAATACATAATTTTTATGAGCTCTTTCTAACACTTTTTACTGATAAATATATAAATAAGAGAAGTAATAGGCTTGGAAGTAGCCAAAGTAATAAGTTTGAAACACTCATTGCAGGTTTATAGAGCACAAATTCGCCGAACCTTTCTGTCATATATTGAGTGATTTCATTATTACTCTGCCCTGCTTTCACCATTTTGAATACAACGAGACGTAAGTCTTTTGCTATCGGAGAGTTCGACTCAATCAGGTTTTGGTTCTGGCATTGCGGGCAACGTAGCGTTTTAGCCAATGTAATTGCGCGCTGCTGCTGTTCAGGGTTTTCAAACTCGAATAGTTCAACTTGAATACTCGTGTCTTTATTACTGGCTGTAAACAGGTCTTCCGCCAAAGTCGGAAAACTAACAAACATAAGCGTAGACAGCATAACGAGTGTTTGTATTAAAGACTTCATCATCCATTCGCACCATCAAAATACATCGCAAGTTCTTCTTGCCATACAGATTCATTGACCACGCCCAGTAACTTCTTAATGATTTGGCCATCAGCGTCGACCAGATACGTTTCAGGGGTGCCGATTACGCCCAACTCTAACGCTAGCTTACCTTGAGGATCACTGATCACAGTAGAGTACGGATTGCCATCGCTCAATAACACATTGATTGCTGCCGCAGAGTTATCTCGATAATTGAGCCCAATAATTGGAATACCTTTATCATTAAGTTTGAGTAAAAAAGCATGTTCGGTTTTGCAGATACCACACCACGACGCCCATACATTCACTAGTTGATAAGGGTGCTGAGTGACATCAGTCAACGTAATTTCCTGTTTGCTACTGATGCCTTCGCTATTGACTAACGCAGCAGACACGAATTCAGGAAATGCCCTCTTCTGCTCCGACACAGTCGTAGATTGCTGCTTATTATTGAGTGCAAAGGCAAAACCCAACACCATCACTAATGCCAAGACAATTAACGTGATGAGCTTGTTACGAACGCTGGTATGCATACTGTGACGCCTTAACGGTTTTCTTTCTACGATGAGTTAATGAGAGTAAAGCGCCGAGAATGGAGAACAACCCACCAAACCAAATCCAGCGTGCATACGCTTTGTACTGAACACGGAATACATAGGCTATTGAGTCTACTTTCTCTCCCATGGTGATATAAACATCGCCATGCCAGAACCACTTCATTGCAGGCTCACTCATGTTCATAACACGAACTTGGTAGTGTCTTCTTTCTGGCGCGATGGAAAAGCTTTGCTCGCTAGCATCTAATTCGAGTATCGCTTTTTCTGCAGTAAAGTTGGAGGCGACATAGAGCTCGGTATCACGATGAGAAAGCGTCCAATCCATGAATTCCACCTGTTCACCTGGGCTTAATTTATAGCTACGCTCAAACGAGTGGTAACTGTTCATAGCAGCACCGACAGCCAATACCGCTACTCCAACATGCGCAAAGGTCATCACCCATACTTTACGTTGGAACTTGGATCTTCGCGTAACCACTAAACCATAAACGTGCGTCAATAAAACCCAGAATGCCAGCCCCCAAGTCAGCAGCACCATCACTTGTAGATGTCCCTGTTCCACTTGCCAAGAATAACAAATGTACCCAAGCACAAATGACACCACAGCTAACGAGGCAATCACGCCTTTAGTTGCTTGAGGTTTGATACTGAGCAATGGAGCTAAGCCAACCACGCCAAGGGCGAGTAACGCTAAAGGTGCAATCAACAGATTAAAGTAAGGCGCACCGACCGAGATGTTTCCTAGGCCTAGCAACTCAAAGACCATTGGATAAAACGTGCCGAATACCACGACAGCAGTCGCCAGCACAAAAATAAGCACCGCAACTAAGCTCAAAAAGCTTTTGCTGGCGAAGCTGGTAATCGGATTAGATTCAAAAGATTCACCTCTGACGATAAGCAGAGAAAATGAACTTACGAGTACCAGAACTAATATAAGCAGCAGTGCAATACCTTTAGTTGGGTCGACAGCAAAAGCATGTACCGATGTTAGTACTCCAGAACGAACAATAAAGGTGCCTAAGATACTCAGGCAAAACGTAATGAAAGCAAGGCTGAGAGACCATTTTAGGAGCTGTTGTTTGCCCTTTGCAACACCTAGGC includes:
- a CDS encoding YcbK family protein; protein product: MSQSLFSRRQFLTYAGGTAVIASITPSIAFASYPDQPRTISMNNLHTGERLETCYFDGTNYVGDEMARLSKLCRDFRRNEIHPMDKNLFDQITQIQNVLGIQKEVQIISGYRSPATNEALRSKSSGVAKKSYHMLGKAIDFRIDGVDLKELRDVAKSLNAGGVGYYARSNFIHIDTGPVRSW
- a CDS encoding L,D-transpeptidase family protein, encoding MLAKYFCGLLVLVSVHAWSYTSSDESRFIPADSELSFMLIYPELTQSIYQDTSFPILWDSPELVKAFEFQLSLLEQAQMAPLFERQLKQIRHYQSYAQWQELDILLTDTFIYYLSYVENAPLAGKEWYFSGKLHSKLPAPSPHILMRLKSSVANDYLLEMVLSYAPPVGDFDQFKATYSVLETASELKIDRYRQKGLKRLGDSLSDKATLVERIALVGVDTSMIAVDFPKFDRDLQTAIKSFQRMHGLTDDGIIGPDTIKWINMGFDDRLTSLALNAERVRLWPRDRDSLIVVNVPSFDMKYWEDGEEVFESKVVVGRKSRKTPLLEINLDSVIVNPTWNVPWKIMVKDILPKVKADESYLETHNFQVIDGWRTMETVDTTEIDWQTINFNSFPYRMRQQAGSSNALGLYKFNTPNKRAIYLHDTPSKGLFNDDFRAYSSGCIRVEHAEELAELLFATKVRKVPNQNDDLAPNTKVRLKKRIPVHIIYQTVLFEEGGIQYRGDIYQYDKEGG
- a CDS encoding DUF1513 domain-containing protein; this encodes MVTDTTRRTLLKAALGCAAVPLLPFGCASRSGAVSSSSEPQLIGCALNGRGQYSAVVADEYGMPLSQLPIPDRGHGVAICPTSSHAVVFARRPGDYFMVFDYKNGQQIKMVVKGKNRHFYGHGVYSLDGKLLYATEGKTDSSQGVIGVYDVAQGYRKVEEFSGFGIGPHEVIIMPDGNLAIGVGGVHTDGRTPKNLDSMQPSLSYVSPEGVLLDQVELLDKKLSIRHLAHDGAETVLCGQQYRGEPDEYPSLLAMHTKGGQFESLNAEPEQWARFNHYIASIAASDDWIIATSPRGNCYGIWSKESKELVELSALSDASGAVLLDGEFRLSSGAGSVVSQRKPHEKSTQQSTVQWDNHWSSI
- a CDS encoding imelysin family protein, which gives rise to MTHKFLLMPLSVLIMAGCQSSGEQTASFEVNGVSYQADTASHISRSVYQQEFDSAVLFAKQASELEVLMQGYCQTNSVELDTLKAQWQLTMNSWMALQGQERGPTAALEESWNVQFWPDKKNTTGLKMRQLTQQDKAWSQDEIAQQSVTVQGLGALEWSLYDEQSPLLQDKASGCLSSPAIAQNLAMKSASIAEAWQVNPWLALDEMRWESEYIALLTNQLDYSMKKLSRPMAKIGHPRPYFSESWRAQTSMTQLKANVAALQNLYLADGNGLDGLLREKGLNDLADRVADQFTLTLDTWPTDSSLFELLQSKEGYRDVLTQYNKLERLKYLIHEEVAIELGVVIGFNATDGD
- a CDS encoding di-heme oxidoreductase family protein; translation: MKSYLSASLLTALFVLSPLHAHETYSGGKTTVKKEGANAFSLPAANLPMSKRLDFSVGNSFFRNPWVPAPSSTDARDGLGPLFNTNGCQNCHIKDGRGHAPEKGDENAVSMLVRLSIPAETPEQRQAFIRDGGIPEPTYGGQLQDFALQGVKPEGKVNISYTDVPVEFKDGTVVTLRKPTLKITELAFGEMHPKTEFSARVAPPMIGLGLLESIPQETILGFAKQQAADKQGVSGKANYVLDVRTNEIALGRFGWKAGQPNLMQQNAAAFNGDLGLTSSLFPNENCTSAQSTCDDFPNGGEPEVSDNILDFVEFYSQHLAVPIRRNVDDPAVVQGKKLFKDVGCQSCHQAEFRTAEREGLPALSNQLISPYTDMLLHDMGEGLADNRPEYLANGQEWRTTPLWGLGYTKEVNGHTFLLHDGRARNVMEAVLWHGGEAEMAKQNVLSLNAIEREALLAFLNSL
- a CDS encoding imelysin family protein, coding for MTIKSLVTKAVTSSLIFASASSFAAVTQDQVVEHYADIAHAVFADSVITAKALNSSIDTFLASPSASNFEQVKQAWLESRVPYQQSEVFRFGNVVVDDWEGQLNAWPLDEGLIDYVSSDYQYELGNEGASANIVANKTFQIGQTTVDATNITPELIADLNEIGGSEANVASGYHAIEFLLWGQDLNGTNSGAGERAYTDFVVGAECTNGNCDRRGAYLKASAELLIQDLEWMEKQWAEGEKGNYRQELLSESSDNGLRKMLFGMGSLSLGELAGERMKVALEANSTEDEHDCFSDNTHNSHYYNEQGIYNVYTGLYKREDGTLLSGPSLFDLVEQKDEQAAKEIQKQFDLARAQVGQLVTSAEKNNQHFDQLIAADNAAGNALVNKTIVALVSQTAAIERAAGVIGIDSLNPDTADHEF
- a CDS encoding GTP cyclohydrolase II, with the translated sequence MAEVRARIDFKVGVTSSIDAELLSFHGLKTDKEHVAVIFKSADKTQDIPLVRMHSECLTGDVFHSSRCDCGEQLDETIRIMGETGGVILYLRQEGRGIGLYNKIDAYRLQSEGMNTYEANNHLGFGDDLRDFTEAAEMLRALGTTKIRLVTNNPKKINELKSFGIEIEEVVNTSAHIKSGNESYLKAKVSHGKHNLDI
- the nrfF gene encoding heme lyase NrfEFG subunit NrfF, producing MMKSLIQTLVMLSTLMFVSFPTLAEDLFTASNKDTSIQVELFEFENPEQQQRAITLAKTLRCPQCQNQNLIESNSPIAKDLRLVVFKMVKAGQSNNEITQYMTERFGEFVLYKPAMSVSNLLLWLLPSLLLLLFIYLSVKSVRKSS
- a CDS encoding DsbE family thiol:disulfide interchange protein, which produces MHTSVRNKLITLIVLALVMVLGFAFALNNKQQSTTVSEQKRAFPEFVSAALVNSEGISSKQEITLTDVTQHPYQLVNVWASWCGICKTEHAFLLKLNDKGIPIIGLNYRDNSAAAINVLLSDGNPYSTVISDPQGKLALELGVIGTPETYLVDADGQIIKKLLGVVNESVWQEELAMYFDGANG
- a CDS encoding heme lyase CcmF/NrfE family subunit, yielding MVGSLGLFSLVLVAVLSSIIGVHSFYQMLNKRTQNIGLIRSFSLSSALFSLTSVVLLGYAFVSDDFSILYVAEHSNTQLPSFFKLAAVWAGHEGSLLFWVLTISVWSGVIALQKHYSNEYQSRVLWVMNLLLAIFAWFTLFASNPFEMNSILPLEGRDLTPMLQDVGLIFHPPLLYLGYVGFSVVLAFAVAALLVDPIEFDWVSHCRSWCLVAWIFLTAGIILGSWWAYYELGWGGWWFWDPVENASLLPWLTSTALLHSLGVAKGKQQLLKWSLSLAFITFCLSILGTFIVRSGVLTSVHAFAVDPTKGIALLLILVLVLVSSFSLLIVRGESFESNPITSFASKSFLSLVAVLIFVLATAVVVFGTFYPMVFELLGLGNISVGAPYFNLLIAPLALLALGVVGLAPLLSIKPQATKGVIASLAVVSFVLGYICYSWQVEQGHLQVMVLLTWGLAFWVLLTHVYGLVVTRRSKFQRKVWVMTFAHVGVAVLAVGAAMNSYHSFERSYKLSPGEQVEFMDWTLSHRDTELYVASNFTAEKAILELDASEQSFSIAPERRHYQVRVMNMSEPAMKWFWHGDVYITMGEKVDSIAYVFRVQYKAYARWIWFGGLFSILGALLSLTHRRKKTVKASQYAYQRS